Proteins from one Patescibacteria group bacterium genomic window:
- the ybeY gene encoding rRNA maturation RNase YbeY → MKTNLIVIDKRGLSADFSWLANLEKIFKKRFYLKKEISIALLSPLEIKQLNHVYRNKNKVTDVLSFQINSKDILGEVLICLDQAKKQAKKTIKSELQLLTVHGILHLLGYDHEKNLAEEKKQNKEQEEILTLLNK, encoded by the coding sequence ATGAAAACTAATTTAATAGTTATTGATAAGAGAGGATTGTCAGCTGATTTCTCATGGCTAGCAAATCTGGAAAAGATATTTAAAAAAAGATTTTATTTAAAAAAAGAAATTTCCATTGCTTTATTGTCGCCCTTAGAAATAAAACAGCTTAATCATGTTTATAGAAACAAAAATAAAGTAACTGATGTTTTATCTTTTCAAATAAATAGTAAAGATATTTTGGGTGAAGTTTTGATTTGTCTAGACCAGGCCAAAAAGCAAGCCAAAAAAACCATCAAATCAGAACTACAGCTTTTGACAGTCCACGGCATATTACACCTTTTGGGTTATGATCATGAAAAAAATCTAGCTGAAGAAAAAAAACAAAATAAGGAACAAGAAGAAATATTGACTTTGTTAAATAAGTAG
- the ftsZ gene encoding cell division protein FtsZ, with protein MTKKNLKEVIPPVETFANIKVIGVGGSGGSAINRMVASKIRGVEFIAVNTDAQALHTSVAPKKIHIGRNTTRGLGAGMDPELGLKSAEENEQDIISHLEGADMVFITCGLGGGTGTGAAPLIADLARESGALTVAVVTKPFTFEGVQRKNIAQRGLERLADKVDTIITIPNDRLLQIIDKKTSLLEAFSIVDEVLKQGVQGISEVITVPGLVNVDFADVKAIMNQAGSALMGIGSASGENRASDAAKAAIDSPLLELSINGATGVLFTIAGSSDLSMYEVNEAAEVITSSCDPEAKIIFGTVIDENLGEEVKVTVIATGFRGTEDTPAKSNISEPAMGYPEAFAKKEEERKVKRAFEKPKQETEEEIIDVPKSKEEEELDIPAFLRKKLKGR; from the coding sequence ATGACAAAGAAGAACTTAAAAGAAGTGATACCTCCGGTTGAGACATTTGCCAATATCAAAGTAATCGGCGTTGGTGGTTCGGGAGGTTCGGCTATAAATCGTATGGTAGCCTCCAAGATAAGGGGGGTAGAATTTATTGCAGTCAACACAGACGCTCAGGCTTTGCATACTTCGGTTGCACCAAAAAAGATTCATATTGGCCGTAATACTACTAGAGGTTTAGGAGCTGGTATGGATCCGGAATTAGGTTTAAAGAGCGCCGAAGAAAATGAACAAGATATTATTAGCCATTTGGAAGGCGCAGATATGGTTTTTATTACTTGTGGTTTGGGTGGTGGTACTGGTACCGGGGCGGCTCCATTGATTGCTGATTTAGCTCGTGAATCTGGAGCTCTGACAGTTGCTGTTGTGACCAAACCTTTTACTTTTGAGGGAGTACAGAGAAAAAATATTGCTCAGCGTGGTTTGGAGCGTTTGGCTGATAAGGTAGATACTATTATTACTATACCCAATGACAGGTTGCTCCAGATTATTGATAAAAAAACTTCACTTTTGGAAGCTTTTTCTATAGTTGATGAGGTATTAAAACAGGGCGTACAAGGAATATCAGAAGTTATTACAGTACCGGGGTTGGTCAATGTAGACTTTGCTGATGTCAAGGCAATTATGAATCAGGCTGGCTCAGCTTTGATGGGTATTGGTAGTGCCAGTGGAGAAAATAGAGCTAGTGACGCTGCCAAAGCAGCTATTGATAGTCCGTTGTTGGAATTATCTATCAACGGAGCTACAGGAGTCTTGTTTACTATAGCTGGTAGTAGTGATTTGTCTATGTATGAAGTTAATGAAGCAGCCGAAGTCATCACATCTAGTTGTGACCCGGAGGCCAAGATAATTTTTGGTACAGTTATTGATGAAAATTTAGGAGAAGAGGTGAAAGTGACGGTGATCGCCACTGGATTTAGAGGAACTGAAGATACTCCGGCCAAAAGTAACATCTCTGAGCCAGCTATGGGCTATCCAGAGGCTTTTGCCAAAAAAGAAGAAGAAAGGAAAGTTAAAAGAGCTTTTGAAAAACCAAAGCAAGAGACTGAAGAAGAAATCATTGATGTGCCAAAATCTAAAGAAGAAGAGGAGCTTGATATTCCGGCATTTTTAAGAAAAAAATTAAAGGGCCGATAG
- the nrdR gene encoding transcriptional regulator NrdR, with product MNCPVCNAKDTKVVDSRLGGGGFSIRRRRACQKCQFRFSTMEDMEILDLAVIKRDGHRENYSRDKLIRGMRTSLEKRQYLEEDFHKLINEIERDIQKKAHGEITSKQIGEIVMKRLKSFDQVAYIRYASVYRSFKDAKTFQKELNELLKKKGKK from the coding sequence ATGAATTGTCCTGTTTGTAATGCAAAAGATACCAAAGTAGTAGACTCCCGTTTAGGTGGCGGGGGTTTTAGTATTCGTCGCCGTCGGGCTTGCCAGAAATGTCAGTTTAGATTTTCTACCATGGAAGACATGGAAATTCTTGATTTGGCAGTAATAAAGCGTGATGGTCATCGTGAAAATTATAGTAGAGACAAGTTGATTCGGGGCATGAGAACATCACTGGAGAAAAGACAATATTTAGAAGAAGATTTTCATAAATTAATAAACGAAATAGAAAGGGACATACAAAAGAAAGCCCACGGAGAGATAACCTCCAAGCAAATAGGAGAAATAGTAATGAAAAGGTTAAAAAGTTTTGATCAGGTGGCTTATATCAGGTATGCTTCAGTTTATAGGTCATTTAAAGATGCCAAGACTTTTCAAAAGGAGTTAAACGAGCTCTTAAAAAAGAAGGGTAAGAAATAA
- a CDS encoding diacylglycerol kinase family protein — translation MNKLDWQFYRNFKFAWRGLKTVFRTEKTFRLHILIAIIVIAYSWYKDLDKVYWVVVLMIIALIMSLEIFNSAIERLVDMLAPRTHNFAKEIKDLLAAMVLLASLFAAAIGLIVFLW, via the coding sequence ATGAATAAGTTGGATTGGCAGTTTTATAGAAATTTTAAATTCGCTTGGCGTGGCTTAAAGACAGTTTTTAGAACAGAAAAAACTTTTAGGTTACATATTTTGATAGCTATCATTGTTATTGCCTATAGTTGGTATAAAGATTTGGACAAAGTATATTGGGTAGTAGTTTTGATGATAATAGCTCTTATTATGTCCTTAGAGATATTCAATTCGGCGATTGAAAGACTTGTGGATATGCTGGCTCCTAGGACACATAATTTTGCCAAGGAAATAAAAGATCTTTTGGCCGCTATGGTGCTTTTAGCTAGTCTTTTTGCGGCTGCTATTGGTTTGATAGTATTTTTATGGTAA
- the ftsA gene encoding cell division protein FtsA, translated as MATNRDIITSLDVGTNAVRIVMGQRLADGRLKIIGAAETPSQGVIRGSINSVEEAVSVISETIEKCERMTGLRIDKMVVGMSGAHIKTIASRGVVAVAKANEQVEDSDVERALEVAESTTTLPNYEILHVLPISYNLDDQKGIKEPQGMSGVRLEVEAQVVMAMSSQVKNLTKVIYRTGVDIDFIVFSILATAEAVLNAKQKELGVVVVNIGSSTTSLAIFEEGNILHTAVLPVGAGHITNDLAIGLKTSVEVAEAVKIDHAQAISESVSKREEVDLHKYSENEKKGSYVYKKDISEIAEARLEEIFSMVADELKKVDRDGKLPSGVVLTGGGAKMPMIVDLAKNILNLPVFLGLPIGSNFPIDKLNDSEYTTALGLVIWAEKNIESGGSFMPGFSMLGKTGDKMKRWAKSIWPSS; from the coding sequence ATGGCCACTAATCGAGATATTATTACTAGCCTGGATGTCGGTACAAATGCCGTCAGGATTGTCATGGGTCAACGTTTGGCCGATGGTCGTCTCAAGATAATTGGCGCGGCTGAAACTCCATCTCAGGGTGTGATACGAGGCTCTATCAATTCGGTTGAAGAGGCTGTTTCGGTTATTTCCGAAACAATTGAAAAATGCGAGAGGATGACCGGATTAAGAATAGACAAAATGGTGGTCGGTATGAGTGGCGCTCACATCAAGACTATTGCTAGTCGGGGTGTGGTGGCAGTGGCTAAGGCCAATGAGCAAGTAGAAGATTCTGATGTTGAGAGAGCTTTAGAAGTGGCCGAGAGCACTACGACCTTGCCAAACTATGAGATATTACATGTATTACCGATTAGCTACAATTTGGATGATCAAAAAGGAATAAAAGAGCCCCAGGGTATGAGTGGCGTAAGGTTGGAAGTAGAAGCACAGGTAGTAATGGCTATGTCTTCACAAGTCAAAAATTTGACCAAAGTAATATACAGGACTGGCGTTGACATAGATTTTATAGTTTTTTCAATCCTAGCCACAGCCGAGGCTGTTTTAAATGCCAAGCAAAAAGAATTGGGTGTTGTAGTGGTCAATATTGGATCCTCTACTACTTCTTTGGCTATATTTGAAGAGGGTAATATTTTGCATACTGCAGTATTACCTGTTGGAGCGGGGCACATTACCAATGATTTGGCGATTGGCCTAAAAACTTCTGTAGAAGTAGCCGAGGCAGTCAAGATTGATCATGCTCAGGCTATTAGTGAAAGTGTATCCAAGAGAGAAGAAGTTGATTTGCACAAGTATTCTGAGAATGAGAAAAAAGGCTCTTATGTCTACAAAAAAGATATTTCAGAAATTGCTGAGGCTAGGCTAGAAGAAATATTTTCCATGGTTGCCGATGAGCTCAAAAAAGTTGATAGAGATGGCAAGTTGCCCTCTGGTGTAGTTTTGACTGGTGGAGGAGCCAAAATGCCGATGATTGTAGATTTAGCCAAAAATATTCTCAATTTACCTGTATTTTTGGGACTGCCAATTGGCAGTAATTTCCCAATTGATAAGTTAAATGATTCTGAATATACTACTGCTTTAGGGCTTGTTATTTGGGCAGAAAAAAATATAGAATCAGGTGGTAGTTTTATGCCAGGATTTTCAATGTTAGGCAAAACCGGCGACAAGATGAAAAGATGGGCTAAGTCGATATGGCCGTCTTCATAA
- a CDS encoding DUF4430 domain-containing protein, giving the protein MKNKILFLILVCLLAFSPNLIFAQYDDSVVYLQGQNQNAWITQALIAAQVVDPDISYIEVENQDLMTVVKNILVLAAVGSQETDSLNTLLSTLEANINNGQIGSIDLLNDDFWGLMALSSVGHSSNIETIKSFILSHQNNDGGWSWATTGASDSNDTAAAVMALLDTGLNSSSAEIQSALAYLRSLQNEDGGIGYDAGSQSDGASTAWLISALNKAGEDANTWQKGENNPVIFLESLRQDNGSFLWMSSDEQGSAMVTAYALVALTNSSYPINYIEITEEELPLSGHDIRIEGPSQTICLASNLEAENVLELLEAASSVCNFEYTTENSAYGVYVSSIDGVAAQSMDGWQYFVNDLGGAVAVADYQLTGNERVLWGYGAWPLYASKIEISSNRIELGGQATIEASYYDGQNWQPWSQAPVYIGQDQFQADSAGQLIVTMPIGGVYSIWSDDDIERIRSNKLYLTVGSGISETVDLSVNVQTDGGEDNDNDDTIAFSLDQSNINFGDLYPGQSSETILTLSNTGNVDIYIEASVIGQDIFTDYTSLNHFTWTEYNLNLPVSQNQPVNVGLSVPSSYTASGQKNGQLIFWAVNQ; this is encoded by the coding sequence ATGAAAAATAAAATTTTATTTTTAATTCTAGTCTGTTTATTGGCATTTAGTCCTAACCTAATTTTTGCCCAATATGATGATAGCGTTGTTTATTTGCAGGGTCAAAATCAAAATGCTTGGATTACTCAAGCTTTGATAGCGGCTCAGGTAGTTGATCCAGATATTAGTTATATAGAGGTTGAGAATCAGGATTTGATGACAGTAGTCAAAAATATTTTAGTTTTGGCAGCAGTTGGCAGTCAGGAGACAGATAGCCTAAATACATTATTAAGTACCTTGGAAGCCAATATAAACAACGGACAAATTGGATCAATAGATCTTTTAAATGATGATTTTTGGGGATTGATGGCTCTGAGTTCTGTTGGGCATTCAAGTAATATAGAAACAATAAAAAGTTTTATTTTGAGTCATCAAAACAACGATGGGGGTTGGTCTTGGGCCACTACAGGTGCTTCAGATAGTAACGATACGGCTGCAGCTGTGATGGCTCTTTTGGATACTGGCTTAAATTCTTCTAGCGCTGAAATACAGAGTGCCTTGGCTTATTTGAGGAGTTTGCAGAATGAGGATGGCGGTATTGGATATGATGCTGGTAGTCAATCAGACGGGGCATCAACTGCTTGGCTCATCAGCGCTTTAAATAAGGCGGGTGAAGATGCTAATACTTGGCAAAAGGGTGAAAATAATCCAGTTATTTTTTTGGAAAGCTTAAGACAAGACAATGGTTCATTTTTATGGATGTCTAGCGATGAACAAGGTTCGGCCATGGTCACCGCCTATGCTTTGGTGGCCTTAACAAATAGCTCCTACCCAATAAATTATATTGAAATAACTGAAGAAGAATTACCACTAAGTGGCCATGATATACGTATAGAAGGGCCTAGTCAAACAATTTGTCTAGCCAGTAATTTGGAAGCTGAAAATGTTTTGGAGCTTTTGGAAGCAGCCTCTAGTGTTTGTAACTTTGAATATACTACAGAAAATAGTGCTTATGGAGTTTATGTTTCATCTATAGATGGCGTGGCAGCTCAAAGTATGGATGGCTGGCAATATTTTGTCAATGATTTGGGTGGAGCCGTGGCTGTGGCAGATTATCAGCTGACAGGCAATGAAAGAGTTTTATGGGGCTATGGTGCTTGGCCACTTTATGCTTCTAAGATAGAAATCAGTAGTAATCGTATAGAATTGGGAGGTCAGGCTACTATTGAAGCCTCTTACTATGATGGACAAAACTGGCAGCCTTGGTCGCAAGCACCTGTTTATATTGGTCAGGATCAATTTCAAGCAGATAGTGCCGGACAATTAATTGTTACTATGCCAATAGGTGGTGTTTATTCCATCTGGTCTGATGATGATATAGAGAGGATAAGGAGCAACAAGTTATATCTGACAGTTGGCAGTGGCATATCAGAGACAGTGGATTTGAGTGTCAATGTCCAGACAGACGGAGGAGAGGATAATGACAACGATGACACTATTGCTTTTTCTCTGGATCAGTCCAACATAAATTTTGGAGACTTATACCCTGGACAGTCGTCTGAGACAATTCTTACATTGTCCAATACCGGCAATGTCGATATATATATTGAAGCCAGTGTGATAGGTCAGGATATTTTTACTGATTATACTAGTTTGAATCATTTTACTTGGACAGAATATAATCTCAATTTGCCTGTTTCTCAAAATCAACCTGTCAACGTTGGTTTGAGTGTGCCTAGTAGCTACACAGCTAGTGGTCAAAAAAACGGCCAGTTGATATTTTGGGCGGTTAACCAATAG